In Rutidosis leptorrhynchoides isolate AG116_Rl617_1_P2 chromosome 2, CSIRO_AGI_Rlap_v1, whole genome shotgun sequence, one genomic interval encodes:
- the LOC139888348 gene encoding uncharacterized protein produces the protein MARNNQGNGSNNTNGTNSNNNNQGGCTYKMFTSCKPHAFQGTEGPVGLTRWFEKLESVFRISETREVDKVKFASCTLSDSTLTWWNGYAALVGLDQAFRDFRQRMIEEYCPRNEILRMERELHELKLVGTDLVSYNKRFFELALMCPELVPTERRKVEQYIEGLTGKIRTGVTTSKLKTVQEAIDMTNLLLDQAASDNKVVVETHENRSGDGKRKWNNGHDKNSNQQFHKKQETNKGTTSGPSTRSRYQGRFPLCTKCNRHHTGACNGLTCDKCKRTGHSAKDCKMGTNTCFGCGKAGHYRKDCPSAGKTTEPAKGRAFNINSSEARDDPKLVTGTFLLDNHRAYVFFDSGADRSFVSKDFCHNIKKSVLSLENLYSIELGNGNLMKADQIYRGCTFNLAGKSFSIDKAIRIPVAEDEPLMVYGERSNTPLHFINCLKAQKHIRKGCLAMLVHVSKTEPEAKKLKDVQIVRDFPDVFLEELPGLPPHRDVEFQIDLMPGAAPVARALYRLTPSELQELSS, from the exons ATGGCTCGTAACAATCAGGGGAATGGTAGTAACAATACTAATGGTACCAACAGCAATAATAATAATCAGGGTGGATGTACTTATAAGATGTTTACCAGTTGCAAGCCACATGCTTTTCAAGGAACGGAAGGACCAGTTGGTTTGACTCGTTGGTTTGAAAAGTTAGAGTCCGTTTTTCGAATCAGTGAGACTAGAGAAGTTGACAAAGTGAAGTTTGCCTCATGCACATTGTCAGACAgtacattaacatggtggaacggcTATGCTGCGTTGGTAGGACTTGATCAGGCTTTTAGAGATTTTAGGCAacgtatgatcgaggagtactgccctcgAAATGAGATTTTGAGAATGGAAAGAGAACTTCATGAGTTGAAGCTGGTGGGTACTGATCTTGTTAGTTATAATAAGAGATTCTTTGAGTTAGCGTTGATGTGCCCAGAGTTAGTCCCGACTGAGAGGCGCAAAGTGGAACAATATATCGAAGGTTTGACTGGAAAGATCAGGACTGGTGTAACTACTTCTAAGCTGAAGACGGTGCAAGAAGCCATAGACATGACAAATTTGTTACTTGATCAGGCTGCAAGTGACAACAAGGTGGTTGTGGAGACCCATGAGAACCGTTCTGGAGACGGTAAACGTAAGTGGAATAACGGTCATGACAAGAACTCTAATCAGCAATTTCACAAGAAACAAGAGACTAATAAGGGTACTACGTCTGGTCCAAGTACTAGATCAAGGTATCAAGGAAGGTTCCCActttgtaccaagtgtaataggcatCATACTGGAGCTTGTAATGGGCTGACTTGTGATAAGTGTAAGAGAACTGGGCACTCAGCAAAAGACTGCAAGATGGGCACaaatacttgttttggttgtggtaaAGCTGGTCATTACAGGAAGGATTGTCCGAGTGCAGGGAAGACTACTGAGCCTGCGAAAGGACGAGCGTTCAACATCAATTCAAGTGAAGCACGTGATGAtccgaagctagtcacgggtacgttcttaCTCGACAACCATCGTGCTTATGTATTTTTTGATTCTGGTGCTGATAGGAGTTTTGTGTCTAAGGATTTTTGCCATAATATTAAGAAATCGGTATTGTCGTTAGAAAacttgtactctatagaactagggaatggtaatctaatgaAAGCTGATCAAATCTATCGTGGTTGTACTTTTAACTTGGCTGGGAAATCTTTTAGTATTgat AAAGCGATTCGCATTCCTGTTGCCGAAGATGAGCCTTTGATGGTGTATGGAGAGAGGAGTAATACACCGCTGCATttcattaattgtttgaaggcgCAGAAACACATAAGAAAGGGTTGTCTTGCAATGTTGGTTCACGTAAGCAAAACTGAACCTGAAGCCAAGAAACTCAAAGATGTACAGATTGTCAGAGACTTTCCCGATGTCTTTCTGGAGGAGTTACCAGGACTTCCACCGCATAGAGATGTggaatttcagattgacttaatgcctggagcagcacctgtagcgcgTGCACTGTATAGACTTACACCATCTGAGCTGCAAGAGTTATCTAGTTag